A window from Humidesulfovibrio mexicanus encodes these proteins:
- a CDS encoding PAS domain S-box protein produces MKSILPSSLAVRLTLVILLALSPAVLVAVAQNLELREHLRTEAANGVIGLSESLAGQGRERLVWMRQLLDGISHVSQIRTPRSAREATPLLREVVRALPGLAVCSLYNASGRLLATSRPADARADVRGQSWFLDARRWPDCVVGRPLARDGEGPPMLVMACLVRSGRGGEPDSGGVLALEADYGWFGQMALGQWLPPGAVAEVVAADGRVQARHPAPLLRGMGQAPTEEAAARMARVLGGERVHEELDPDGVRRICAYTLLSDQPGRELFVRVGVPMSEALSPARSSARRSYVGLALAGLLGLVGAALFARRSIVAPAHDILEATRRLAEGELSHRINRRGSDELALLAQGVDSMAASLEASTEALREAGRKERLILENSVAGYFVTTAAGRFVEANAALARMFGYESFDHMRSEIGDIGGQIYARPAEREALLATLAEKGQVSGMEVEGVRRDGSSFWTTIAALAQRDEAGRIVGIQGFAAEITERKRAELNLAEANERFLRVLDSQHDPLFVADAETDIILYANRAALERVGMDLVGRPCWAAMHGGRSRCGQCPRKALLGEDGRPAGVCSREMLEPATGGWSLVRVQAMRWVDGRMVRLETSVDITEIKRAQEDLRVTSEHLRGILDNTPLHIAIRDRDGRFLVASRRMAGSVIPPEEAPGRTVEEMYPPELARTVREEDASILSSGQPISKVSNLPRPGGGVLTLLLSKFPLRDSAGRPDRVCVIGTDISERVRLEHELLSAKLAAEKASQAKSEFLARMSHEIRTPLNAILGFSELAGMAESDAERRRFLVSLRQSGRMLLSLVNDLLDLSRVESGRLALEEIPFSPRELLAGILEHPGLEAASRGLRLEARVADDVPAELLGDPTRLGQILANLVGNALKFTHQGGVDVAVERDPEAPRAPGVAALLFSVRDTGIGIPPEAQRIVFENFTQADSSTTRRYGGTGLGLAICRQLARSMGGDIRLESESGKGSCFAVALPFRLSLDVGTSSPGTEEGWEGTAYSGEPLRVLLAEDTPANVVIGMNFLARMGHRARHAANGTEALALLEAEDFDVVLMDVEMPGMDGLEATRRLRQGEAGERNRAVAVLAMTAHAMDSFREQCREAGMDGYLPKPVGFRDLAAALAGACRQGRGVRSGPGTHCAGGQEQAMLESLVDLDAAAEALGGDEDLLREVVELYLAELPEKRAALSRAMAGSDMAGLRLAAHSLKGTSASVGALAASQAAKRLEGLARALLEEAQEACAPQELALALAALDETLGRTAEAVERALNERTART; encoded by the coding sequence GTGAAGTCCATTCTCCCGTCGAGTCTCGCCGTCCGCCTGACGCTGGTGATCCTGTTGGCGCTTTCGCCCGCGGTGCTGGTGGCTGTGGCGCAGAATCTGGAACTGCGGGAGCATCTGCGCACCGAGGCGGCCAACGGGGTCATCGGGCTGTCCGAATCCCTTGCAGGCCAGGGCCGGGAGCGTCTGGTCTGGATGCGCCAGCTGCTGGACGGCATTTCCCATGTGTCCCAGATACGGACGCCGCGTTCGGCCCGGGAGGCGACCCCGCTGCTGCGCGAGGTGGTCCGCGCTCTGCCCGGTTTGGCGGTGTGCTCCCTGTACAACGCCTCCGGGCGTTTGCTGGCCACCTCCCGCCCGGCCGATGCACGCGCCGATGTGCGGGGCCAGTCCTGGTTTCTCGATGCGCGGCGCTGGCCGGACTGCGTTGTCGGCCGCCCCTTGGCCCGGGACGGCGAAGGGCCGCCCATGCTGGTCATGGCCTGCCTCGTGCGGTCAGGACGCGGCGGCGAGCCGGACAGCGGGGGCGTGCTGGCCCTGGAGGCGGACTACGGCTGGTTTGGGCAGATGGCCCTGGGGCAGTGGCTGCCGCCTGGGGCGGTGGCCGAGGTGGTGGCCGCCGATGGTCGCGTCCAGGCCAGGCATCCCGCGCCGCTGCTGCGTGGCATGGGGCAGGCCCCCACCGAGGAGGCCGCTGCGCGCATGGCGCGCGTGCTTGGGGGCGAGCGTGTGCACGAGGAACTGGATCCGGACGGGGTGCGGCGCATTTGCGCCTACACTCTGCTGTCGGACCAGCCGGGCCGCGAGCTGTTTGTCCGGGTGGGCGTGCCGATGTCGGAGGCGCTCTCTCCGGCCAGGTCCAGCGCGCGGCGCAGCTACGTCGGCCTTGCGTTGGCCGGGCTGCTGGGGCTTGTCGGCGCGGCGCTTTTCGCCCGCCGCAGCATTGTGGCCCCGGCCCACGACATTCTTGAAGCCACCCGCCGCCTGGCCGAGGGCGAGCTTTCCCACCGCATCAACCGCCGCGGCTCCGACGAACTGGCCCTGCTGGCCCAGGGGGTGGACAGCATGGCCGCGTCCCTGGAGGCCTCCACCGAGGCCCTGCGCGAGGCGGGCCGCAAGGAGCGCCTGATCCTGGAGAACTCCGTGGCGGGATACTTCGTGACCACGGCGGCCGGGCGTTTTGTGGAGGCCAATGCCGCGCTGGCGCGCATGTTCGGTTACGAGAGCTTCGACCACATGCGCTCGGAGATCGGGGACATCGGCGGGCAAATTTACGCCCGCCCGGCGGAACGCGAGGCCCTTCTCGCCACGCTGGCGGAAAAGGGCCAGGTCAGCGGCATGGAGGTTGAGGGCGTTCGCCGGGACGGCAGCAGTTTCTGGACCACCATCGCGGCGCTGGCCCAGCGCGACGAGGCCGGGCGCATCGTGGGCATCCAGGGCTTCGCCGCGGAAATTACCGAGCGCAAACGGGCCGAACTCAATCTGGCCGAGGCCAACGAGCGCTTCCTGCGCGTGCTGGACAGCCAGCACGACCCGCTGTTCGTGGCCGATGCCGAGACCGACATCATTTTGTACGCCAACCGCGCCGCCCTTGAGCGCGTGGGGATGGACCTGGTGGGGCGGCCCTGCTGGGCGGCCATGCACGGTGGCAGGTCCAGGTGCGGCCAATGTCCGCGCAAGGCGTTGCTGGGGGAGGACGGCCGTCCTGCCGGGGTGTGCTCGCGCGAGATGCTCGAGCCCGCCACCGGGGGCTGGAGCCTGGTGCGTGTGCAGGCCATGCGCTGGGTGGACGGCCGCATGGTGCGCCTGGAAACCTCCGTGGACATCACCGAGATCAAACGCGCCCAGGAGGATCTGCGCGTCACCAGCGAGCATTTGCGCGGCATTCTGGACAACACGCCCCTGCACATCGCCATCCGCGACAGGGATGGCCGTTTTCTGGTGGCCAGCCGCCGCATGGCCGGGTCGGTCATCCCGCCCGAGGAGGCGCCCGGCCGCACCGTGGAGGAAATGTATCCCCCTGAGTTGGCCCGCACGGTGCGGGAAGAGGACGCCTCGATTCTGTCCAGCGGGCAGCCCATCAGCAAGGTGTCCAACCTGCCGCGCCCAGGCGGCGGCGTGCTGACCCTGCTGCTCAGCAAGTTCCCCCTGCGGGACTCCGCGGGCCGACCCGACCGGGTCTGCGTCATCGGCACGGACATTTCCGAGCGCGTGCGCCTGGAGCATGAGCTGCTCTCCGCCAAGCTCGCCGCGGAGAAGGCCAGCCAGGCCAAGAGCGAGTTCCTGGCCCGCATGAGCCACGAGATCCGCACCCCGCTCAACGCCATCCTCGGCTTTTCCGAACTGGCGGGCATGGCCGAATCCGATGCGGAGCGCCGACGCTTCCTGGTCTCGCTCAGGCAGTCCGGCCGGATGCTCCTGAGCCTGGTCAACGACTTGCTGGACCTCTCCCGCGTAGAATCCGGGCGGCTGGCGCTGGAGGAGATTCCCTTTTCACCGCGCGAACTGCTGGCCGGCATTCTGGAGCATCCCGGCCTGGAGGCCGCGTCCAGGGGCCTTCGGCTGGAGGCGCGCGTGGCCGATGATGTTCCGGCAGAATTGCTGGGCGACCCCACGCGCCTGGGGCAGATTCTCGCCAATCTGGTGGGCAACGCGCTGAAGTTCACGCACCAGGGCGGGGTGGACGTGGCCGTGGAGCGTGATCCCGAGGCGCCCCGCGCCCCTGGAGTCGCCGCGCTGCTGTTTTCCGTGCGGGACACGGGCATCGGCATTCCGCCCGAGGCGCAGCGCATCGTGTTCGAGAACTTCACCCAGGCGGACAGCTCCACCACGCGGCGCTATGGCGGCACGGGCCTTGGATTGGCCATTTGCCGCCAGCTTGCGCGCAGCATGGGCGGAGACATCCGGCTGGAAAGCGAGTCCGGCAAGGGCAGTTGTTTTGCCGTGGCCCTGCCCTTCCGTTTGTCTCTGGACGTTGGGACATCCTCCCCGGGAACGGAGGAGGGTTGGGAGGGAACCGCGTATTCCGGCGAACCGCTGCGCGTGCTCTTGGCCGAGGACACCCCGGCCAACGTGGTCATCGGCATGAATTTTCTTGCGCGCATGGGCCACCGCGCGCGCCATGCCGCCAACGGGACAGAGGCCCTGGCGCTGCTGGAAGCCGAGGACTTCGACGTTGTGCTCATGGACGTGGAGATGCCCGGCATGGACGGGCTGGAAGCCACGCGCAGGCTGCGCCAGGGGGAAGCCGGAGAGCGCAACCGCGCGGTTGCGGTGTTGGCCATGACGGCGCACGCCATGGACAGCTTCCGGGAGCAGTGCCGCGAGGCCGGGATGGACGGCTATCTGCCCAAGCCGGTGGGCTTTCGTGATTTGGCCGCCGCCCTGGCAGGGGCCTGCCGCCAGGGCCGGGGCGTGCGGTCCGGACCGGGGACGCACTGCGCCGGGGGGCAGGAGCAGGCAATGTTGGAGTCCTTGGTTGATTTGGATGCCGCCGCCGAGGCGCTGGGCGGGGACGAGGATTTGCTGCGCGAGGTGGTGGAGCTGTATTTGGCGGAGCTGCCGGAAAAACGCGCCGCCCTGTCCAGGGCCATGGCCGGAAGCGACATGGCCGGGCTGCGCCTGGCCGCGCATTCCCTCAAGGGAACCAGCGCCTCGGTTGGCGCCCTGGCCGCCAGCCAGGCGGCCAAGCGTCTGGAGGGGCTGGCCCGCGCGCTGCTGGAAGAGGCCCAGGAGGCGTGCGCTCCGCAGGAGTTGGCGCTGGCCCTGGCCGCCCTGGACGAGACGCTTGGCCGCACGGCCGAGGCCGTGGAGCGCGCCCTGAACGAACGCACCGCGCGGACATGA
- a CDS encoding STT3 domain-containing protein codes for MNPDATTSTSRFRLLDERPDFRADWRHLVLLAAAGFLVTLAVRLLEAPAWNSPAFMVQGERILSTHDAYCWLAGAKGIGEYAHFGMAALARLLASVSGQPLWSVAFWTPPVLGSLTAVATGLWGWLLAGRRAAILPGLIGALAPAYAYRTRLGYFDSDPFTLLMPLLLALFLALLLRPCLPQQWLPNEEERTAPPAMPAAMPWLALGFGLLARVAHFAHDDIHALGVGLLWLALALGAALALPGRRAALLRLLAIYALAAYAGPRRFGAEVFQLGLSDLPGLGLAATAAWLAARKPAALARWNDSPWAWLAAFAALAAVCGLLLPVDALWTKALSYFKPFSDSGLPRLASGEDPPSYPGITQSIREARNVADLALFFDGTSFSQAGGAAGLLGMAFLLSRRPLFILLLPLAVLAFASLRMGTRFAMFGGPLFALGLGTGAYWLTSALVLRLGLSPRWPVRIQAALAALIVLASYAPRYAETRPTPVLTAPHAQALLSLRQDTPPDARLWTWWDYGYAAQYFAERATPIDGGRHAGRDVFPTALALTTDSFRQAARVILLSAGLPGTPGRADGLVRRWDAMPALAVRHDISALRNDGRPVPACPPQYLLVSWENIPLLYWISFYGSWDVVGGGGRHASVMQVAEALNVDTRTGMLKVKSRRKPLPLASAQVLGAGGPRPIGIPPRKDGAHLLINEANRQALLLDDMAYNSMAVQLLVGDPTRPEQSRYFKLLHEGFPLVRIYQVLPGPNGVNGQAKVSPQ; via the coding sequence ATGAACCCCGACGCGACCACCAGCACCAGCCGCTTCAGGCTCCTGGACGAACGCCCGGACTTCCGGGCGGACTGGCGGCATCTCGTCCTGCTGGCTGCGGCGGGCTTCCTCGTCACCCTGGCCGTGCGCCTGCTGGAAGCCCCCGCCTGGAACTCCCCGGCCTTCATGGTCCAGGGCGAGCGCATCCTTTCCACCCACGACGCTTACTGCTGGCTGGCCGGGGCCAAGGGCATCGGCGAATACGCGCACTTCGGCATGGCCGCCCTGGCCCGGCTGCTGGCTTCCGTCTCCGGGCAGCCGCTGTGGTCGGTGGCGTTCTGGACGCCGCCCGTCCTGGGCTCGCTCACCGCAGTGGCGACCGGCCTGTGGGGCTGGCTTTTGGCCGGACGCCGCGCCGCCATCCTGCCCGGCCTCATCGGCGCGCTGGCCCCGGCCTACGCCTACCGCACGCGCCTCGGCTATTTCGACTCCGACCCCTTCACCCTGCTGATGCCCCTGCTTCTGGCGCTGTTCCTGGCCCTGCTGCTGCGGCCCTGCCTGCCGCAGCAATGGCTGCCCAACGAAGAGGAGCGCACAGCGCCCCCGGCCATGCCCGCAGCCATGCCCTGGCTGGCCCTGGGCTTCGGCCTGCTTGCGCGGGTGGCGCATTTCGCCCATGACGACATCCACGCCCTGGGCGTGGGGCTGCTGTGGCTGGCCCTGGCCCTGGGCGCTGCCCTGGCCCTGCCCGGACGCCGCGCGGCGCTCTTGCGCCTGCTGGCCATCTACGCCCTGGCCGCCTACGCCGGGCCGCGCCGCTTCGGCGCAGAAGTATTCCAGCTGGGCCTTTCGGACCTGCCGGGCCTGGGCCTGGCCGCCACGGCGGCCTGGCTGGCCGCACGCAAGCCCGCCGCCCTGGCCCGCTGGAACGACTCGCCCTGGGCCTGGCTTGCGGCTTTCGCCGCCCTTGCGGCCGTCTGCGGACTGCTGCTGCCCGTGGACGCCTTGTGGACCAAGGCCCTCAGCTACTTCAAGCCGTTCTCGGACTCCGGCCTGCCCCGGCTGGCCTCCGGCGAGGATCCGCCCAGCTACCCCGGCATCACCCAAAGCATCCGCGAAGCCAGAAACGTGGCCGACCTGGCCCTGTTCTTCGACGGGACATCGTTTTCCCAGGCGGGCGGCGCGGCAGGGCTGCTGGGCATGGCCTTCCTGCTGTCCCGGCGGCCGCTCTTTATCCTGCTCTTGCCCCTTGCCGTGCTGGCCTTCGCCAGCCTGCGCATGGGCACGCGCTTCGCCATGTTCGGCGGTCCACTCTTCGCCCTGGGCCTGGGGACGGGCGCATACTGGCTCACCAGCGCCCTGGTCCTCCGCCTGGGCCTTTCCCCCCGCTGGCCGGTGCGCATCCAGGCCGCCCTGGCCGCGCTCATCGTGCTGGCGTCCTATGCGCCCAGGTACGCCGAGACGCGCCCCACCCCGGTGCTCACCGCGCCCCACGCGCAGGCCCTTTTGAGCCTGCGCCAGGACACGCCGCCGGACGCGCGCCTGTGGACCTGGTGGGACTACGGCTATGCGGCCCAGTATTTCGCCGAACGCGCCACGCCCATCGACGGCGGCCGCCACGCCGGGCGCGACGTGTTTCCCACGGCTCTCGCCCTCACCACGGACAGCTTCCGCCAGGCGGCGCGGGTCATCCTGCTCTCCGCGGGGCTGCCCGGCACGCCTGGCCGCGCCGACGGGCTGGTCCGCCGCTGGGACGCCATGCCCGCCCTGGCCGTGCGCCACGACATCTCCGCCCTTCGGAATGACGGACGCCCCGTGCCCGCCTGCCCGCCCCAGTATTTGCTGGTGAGCTGGGAAAACATCCCCCTGCTGTACTGGATCAGCTTCTACGGCTCCTGGGACGTGGTGGGCGGCGGCGGCCGCCACGCCTCGGTGATGCAGGTGGCCGAAGCGCTGAACGTGGACACGCGCACGGGTATGCTCAAGGTCAAAAGTCGGCGCAAGCCACTGCCCCTGGCCAGCGCGCAGGTGCTGGGCGCTGGCGGCCCCAGGCCCATCGGCATTCCCCCGCGCAAGGACGGGGCGCATCTGCTCATCAACGAAGCAAATCGCCAGGCCCTGCTCCTGGACGACATGGCGTACAACAGCATGGCCGTGCAGCTGCTGGTGGGCGACCCGACCCGGCCCGAGCAGTCGCGTTACTTCAAACTTCTGCACGAGGGCTTTCCCCTGGTGCGCATCTACCAAGTCCTGCCCGGCCCAAACGGCGTCAACGGGCAGGCGAAGGTCTCGCCGCAATGA
- a CDS encoding DegT/DnrJ/EryC1/StrS family aminotransferase: MSIPFIDLKTQYARIAGKVDQNLRAVLESGAFINGPDVSRLEKRLAEYCGTRHAVGCASGTDALMMALMALGVGPGDAVFCPPFTFMATAEVVALLGATPVFVDIDPVTYNMDPERLQEAVRAVEADDPAIHPLPAHTARLTPKAVIPVDLFGLLADYSALLSVAAAHGLLVVEDAAQAFGATVEMDGATRRACSFGQIACTSFFPAKPLGCYGDGGACFTDDDELLTLLQSVRVHGQGADKYQNVRLGITGRLDTMQAAVLLAKLDIFDEEVALRQQVAKRYAELLGGIDGLTLPTVPAGRVSVFAQYSIQASSAAHRSDLMDHLGREGVPTSIYYPVPLHLQPAYANLGYAPGSMPVSEAVAARIFSIPMHPYLTAEAQEHIAEVLAS, encoded by the coding sequence ATGAGCATTCCCTTCATCGATCTGAAGACCCAGTACGCCCGCATTGCGGGCAAAGTGGACCAGAACCTGCGCGCCGTGCTCGAATCCGGCGCGTTCATCAACGGCCCGGACGTGTCCAGGCTGGAGAAGCGCCTGGCCGAATACTGCGGCACGCGGCACGCCGTGGGCTGCGCTTCCGGCACGGACGCCCTCATGATGGCCCTCATGGCCCTTGGCGTGGGCCCGGGCGATGCGGTGTTCTGCCCGCCCTTCACCTTCATGGCCACGGCCGAGGTGGTGGCGCTTCTGGGCGCGACCCCGGTGTTCGTGGACATCGACCCCGTGACCTACAACATGGACCCCGAACGCCTGCAAGAGGCCGTGCGCGCCGTGGAGGCCGACGACCCCGCCATCCACCCCCTGCCCGCGCACACGGCCAGGCTGACGCCCAAGGCCGTGATCCCGGTGGACCTCTTCGGCCTCTTGGCCGACTACTCCGCCCTGCTGAGCGTGGCCGCCGCGCACGGGCTCCTTGTGGTGGAGGACGCGGCCCAGGCCTTTGGCGCAACCGTGGAGATGGACGGCGCAACGCGGCGCGCCTGCTCCTTCGGACAGATCGCCTGCACGTCCTTCTTCCCGGCCAAGCCGCTGGGCTGCTACGGCGACGGCGGGGCCTGCTTCACCGACGACGACGAGCTTTTGACCCTGCTGCAGTCCGTGCGTGTGCACGGCCAAGGCGCGGACAAGTACCAGAACGTGCGCCTGGGCATCACCGGCCGCCTGGACACCATGCAGGCGGCGGTGCTGCTGGCCAAGCTGGACATCTTCGACGAGGAGGTGGCCCTGCGCCAGCAGGTGGCCAAGCGCTACGCCGAGCTTCTTGGCGGCATCGACGGGCTGACCCTGCCCACCGTGCCCGCCGGACGCGTAAGCGTGTTCGCCCAGTACAGCATCCAGGCCTCCTCGGCCGCGCACCGCAGCGATCTCATGGACCACCTGGGACGCGAGGGCGTGCCCACCAGCATCTACTACCCCGTGCCCCTGCACCTGCAGCCCGCCTACGCCAACCTGGGCTACGCGCCCGGCTCCATGCCCGTAAGCGAGGCCGTTGCCGCACGCATCTTCAGCATCCCCATGCACCCCTACCTCACGGCCGAGGCGCAGGAACACATCGCCGAGGTCCTGGCAAGCTAG
- a CDS encoding glycosyltransferase — MPRVSIVIPNFNQHKYLPGCVDHCWFQTHEDLELIIVDGGSTDGTKDYLRQLPQELELRESTPIMAMDAAGNIVHKRCRSYREDTHAEHPRRILKIIASETDLGRTGTYNAGFRQVTGEYCTYIVGDDLPHPHMIEELARTLDETGADLAYSDFSIVTDDDRILRLVRKPDYDFTACFAEWFHIGVSTLHRASWLQKTGLMDEEFQFANDYAHYLRMAMHGARFVHVPRVLYSVRFHGAMTQHEESCRLAFLAREFLAGGEPGLKPGA; from the coding sequence ATGCCCCGCGTCAGCATCGTCATTCCCAACTTCAACCAGCACAAATACCTGCCCGGTTGCGTGGACCACTGCTGGTTCCAGACCCATGAGGACCTGGAGCTGATCATCGTGGACGGCGGCAGCACCGACGGCACCAAGGACTACCTGCGCCAACTGCCGCAGGAGCTGGAGCTGCGCGAAAGCACTCCCATCATGGCCATGGACGCGGCCGGAAACATCGTCCACAAGCGCTGCAGAAGCTACCGCGAGGACACCCACGCCGAGCACCCCCGGCGCATCCTCAAGATCATCGCCAGCGAGACCGACCTGGGACGCACCGGCACCTACAACGCGGGCTTCCGGCAGGTCACCGGCGAATACTGCACCTACATCGTGGGCGACGACCTGCCGCATCCGCACATGATCGAAGAGCTGGCCCGCACCCTGGACGAGACCGGGGCCGACCTGGCGTACTCCGACTTCAGCATCGTCACCGACGACGACCGCATCCTGCGCCTGGTGCGCAAGCCCGACTACGACTTCACGGCCTGCTTCGCCGAGTGGTTCCACATCGGCGTCTCCACCCTGCACCGCGCCAGCTGGCTCCAAAAGACCGGCCTCATGGACGAGGAATTCCAGTTCGCCAACGACTACGCCCACTACCTGCGCATGGCCATGCACGGCGCGCGCTTCGTCCATGTGCCGCGCGTGCTTTATTCCGTACGCTTCCACGGGGCCATGACCCAGCACGAGGAGTCCTGCCGCCTGGCCTTCCTGGCGCGGGAGTTCCTGGCCGGGGGCGAGCCGGGCCTCAAGCCCGGAGCGTAA
- a CDS encoding class I SAM-dependent methyltransferase, whose product MIEARTLAQILPQAENTPVSLLDWRQSYGGILLEEMAALLKVARVINPSLAFEIGTFQGETTLQLAVNCRAEIHTLDLSPAGHPGHDAAGRPSDPELDVYPDVPGERFASYSGPSRIVQHYGDSRTFDYSPFARRAQLVFVDGCHHEEFAASDSEHALRLAAPGGAVLWHDYADYAPGVMRALDRLAERVRLWRIAGTSLVLHLA is encoded by the coding sequence ATGATCGAAGCAAGAACCCTGGCCCAGATACTTCCCCAGGCCGAGAACACGCCCGTGTCCCTGCTGGACTGGCGGCAGTCCTACGGCGGCATCCTGCTGGAGGAGATGGCCGCCCTGCTCAAGGTGGCTCGCGTCATCAATCCGTCGCTGGCCTTCGAGATCGGCACCTTCCAGGGCGAGACCACCCTGCAGCTGGCGGTGAACTGCCGGGCCGAAATCCACACCCTGGACCTGTCCCCGGCCGGACATCCGGGCCACGACGCGGCCGGACGGCCCAGCGACCCCGAACTCGACGTGTATCCGGACGTTCCGGGCGAGCGCTTCGCCTCCTACTCCGGCCCCTCGCGCATCGTCCAGCACTACGGCGATTCGCGGACCTTCGACTACTCGCCCTTCGCCCGCCGCGCCCAGCTGGTGTTCGTGGACGGCTGCCACCACGAAGAATTCGCGGCCAGCGACTCGGAACACGCCCTGCGCCTTGCCGCGCCCGGCGGAGCCGTGCTCTGGCACGACTACGCCGACTACGCCCCGGGCGTCATGCGCGCGCTGGACCGGCTGGCCGAGCGCGTGCGGCTCTGGCGCATCGCGGGCACCAGCCTGGTGCTGCACCTGGCCTAG
- a CDS encoding acylneuraminate cytidylyltransferase family protein, producing the protein MAEALGVERTNRRDGRAPVPAPPMPQTAALETLALIPARGGSKGLPRKNILPLCGKPLIAYTIETALAARRIGRVVVSTDDPEIAEVARAFGAEVPFLRPASMADDRASVGQAAAHMLAGLREQGYEPHALAVLYPTSPFRTPALLDHLCGQFERGYNSVVAVRRVDHASAPLCRVRDGMLVPLCPGTEGQLAYERRYGLFQGTRFNAPDKPFLHIIRDEAGLVDIDTLEDFLLAEEIITSGLFRFGA; encoded by the coding sequence ATGGCGGAAGCGCTGGGCGTGGAGCGGACAAACCGGCGGGACGGGCGCGCCCCGGTCCCGGCGCCGCCGATGCCGCAGACGGCGGCCCTGGAGACGCTGGCCCTGATTCCCGCACGCGGCGGCTCCAAGGGCTTGCCCCGCAAAAACATCCTGCCCCTGTGCGGCAAGCCGCTCATCGCCTACACCATCGAAACCGCCCTGGCGGCCCGGCGCATTGGCCGGGTGGTCGTCTCCACAGACGACCCGGAGATCGCCGAGGTGGCCCGCGCCTTCGGGGCCGAAGTGCCTTTTCTGCGCCCGGCCAGCATGGCCGACGACAGGGCCAGCGTGGGTCAGGCCGCCGCGCACATGCTGGCCGGGCTGCGCGAGCAGGGCTACGAGCCCCACGCCCTGGCCGTGCTCTACCCAACCTCTCCCTTCCGCACCCCGGCCCTGCTGGACCATCTCTGCGGACAGTTCGAGCGCGGATACAATTCCGTCGTGGCCGTGCGCCGGGTGGACCATGCAAGCGCGCCCCTGTGCCGCGTGCGCGACGGGATGCTCGTCCCCCTCTGCCCCGGAACCGAAGGCCAGCTCGCCTACGAGCGCCGCTACGGACTGTTCCAGGGCACGCGCTTCAACGCCCCGGACAAGCCTTTTCTGCATATCATCCGCGACGAGGCCGGACTGGTGGATATCGACACCCTGGAGGACTTCCTCCTGGCCGAGGAAATCATCACAAGCGGCCTGTTCCGCTTCGGAGCCTGA
- a CDS encoding NTP transferase domain-containing protein: MDAIIPLMPEHPALLSSDAGAAALDRVFAALRQARGLERVVVAGHDAELLDMARDAGLSAVLLAAPQPGPGGLLPRGALAALERLAADGRRVLVVGCENPLLRAEDIEAFVRNAATTDAPLLSATAPADHPCQLNRHLRLRGSGILLPLDPQAQGGPRLLTLPFRFLWAAQDARGQGPAFALNPADGALFAVADQDRARACGPLLLPEGPERARLSLPGSEAMELAALHGAPGLSSVLCVGLHLTPGLPCLAWRGQDGTPRLGFAPGAPQHPHCQLYGRGPEGERRASLDLSGDPPSARLPWHPGPEDGPLSYNLLEQPDADGGYDLILAYPDGHGLWRTDPTTGRRVNTATGRPIHGRQEFPDVLQPDGSLFALTLGEAKELDALLAAGRVAPFILDARRSMRLCTPMDLLRYTVRRKLEHA, translated from the coding sequence ATGGACGCCATCATCCCGCTCATGCCGGAGCACCCGGCCCTTTTGAGCAGCGACGCGGGCGCCGCAGCCCTTGACCGGGTCTTCGCCGCCCTGCGCCAGGCCCGGGGCCTGGAGCGTGTCGTCGTGGCCGGGCACGATGCGGAACTGCTGGACATGGCCAGGGATGCCGGGCTCTCCGCCGTGCTGCTGGCCGCGCCCCAGCCCGGTCCAGGCGGGCTGCTGCCGCGCGGCGCGCTGGCCGCCCTGGAACGCCTGGCCGCCGACGGCCGCCGCGTGCTGGTGGTGGGCTGCGAGAACCCCCTGCTCCGCGCCGAGGACATCGAAGCCTTTGTTCGCAACGCCGCAACAACGGACGCGCCGCTGCTGAGCGCGACCGCCCCCGCCGACCACCCCTGCCAGCTGAACCGGCACCTGCGCCTGCGCGGGTCCGGAATCCTGCTGCCCCTTGACCCGCAGGCCCAGGGCGGCCCGCGTCTGCTCACCCTGCCCTTCCGCTTCCTGTGGGCCGCCCAGGACGCGCGCGGCCAGGGACCGGCCTTCGCCCTCAACCCGGCCGACGGCGCGCTGTTCGCCGTGGCGGACCAGGACCGCGCCAGGGCCTGCGGCCCGCTGCTGCTGCCCGAAGGCCCGGAACGCGCGCGCTTAAGCCTGCCCGGCTCCGAGGCGATGGAGCTGGCCGCCCTGCACGGCGCTCCTGGGCTGTCCAGCGTGCTCTGCGTGGGGCTGCACCTCACGCCGGGGCTGCCCTGCCTGGCTTGGCGCGGCCAGGACGGAACGCCAAGGCTCGGCTTCGCGCCGGGTGCGCCCCAACATCCGCACTGCCAACTGTACGGCCGCGGGCCGGAGGGCGAGCGCCGCGCCTCCCTCGACCTTTCCGGCGACCCCCCCAGTGCGCGGCTGCCCTGGCACCCCGGACCGGAGGACGGCCCCCTGTCCTACAATCTTCTGGAACAGCCCGACGCGGACGGCGGCTACGACCTGATCCTGGCCTACCCGGACGGCCACGGACTGTGGCGCACGGACCCGACAACGGGCCGCCGCGTCAACACCGCCACCGGCCGCCCCATCCACGGCCGCCAGGAGTTTCCGGATGTGCTGCAGCCCGACGGCTCCCTCTTCGCGCTGACCCTTGGCGAGGCCAAGGAGCTCGACGCCCTGCTGGCCGCCGGGCGCGTGGCCCCCTTCATCCTGGACGCGCGCCGCTCCATGCGGCTTTGCACCCCCATGGACCTCTTGCGCTACACGGTCCGGCGCAAACTGGAGCACGCATGA